Proteins from one Podospora pseudoanserina strain CBS 124.78 chromosome 1, whole genome shotgun sequence genomic window:
- a CDS encoding hypothetical protein (COG:S; EggNog:ENOG503NZZT), whose product MTALATTAAPGSSHHELTAPIITATDVSESPDLLPLRAYETTDQHHVSNGTSTTTSDRHNGDPPNTTTNTNNTNPQQQPKQAQSQQQLSADDPATSSRATTPGPSASVHRARKPSPGLAARLKALGFGSSRKTASPPPPIQQDIGRLPEEQLRKLDQGHQVNSAAAVIERRGRPWKGHIIRIPSRSSLKSDKSSHSNNNNNNKPALESPAFPSPSIEQELSSYPKPELLPEITTTEPLEMDTNKYRLPDHTNGNGVKAQLDTREEHIARDTRPPPPPQTPEIPPPPPAKDTPPTTTTSRSFSPAAPPSGDVFNPDSIALNPLGLQRPGSIYTLSRASFANQLAQLTSLQLPDAESLSSKVSAIPTAQVATRALIGAAEQIRGWISKASEVIGGLESEDDVEWAAAGGREGVEEVENAIIRFEELIKVYVGAIEELQAREDIAAVSADDLRRAVVQMEAILEEWGLMRKTLHNVKAQVEIAMEWEELWNMVLGDIENELNELSRLVFEMEERRHKSVFGAEEGGELDTIAEDTTPGGLRLPVGHQQQQQQQSNRFSLPPFPLSPGSPSPGAMGISQEDSSLLALFARMQPLRASLDFLPMRLSVFEARAEDTFPTACEELEMRRADLDASYKKLEKDAESLRKELGEDRWVLVFRNAGRQAQKMYESVERSTTWLREAIESGLHLTSPPAMSKKIENYEARKTHYGEAIERLLTIIDKGVKDRFTINGEISRLHTEMRAKWEGLKRQIAELDLVLEEIQQERKSQQLRDSVSSILSNGRSTIQSAHETPESSPPSSVIMSSQPASSQTNIRISKSRSTSGGSSLPQPSSRRMSSLPTPSHSSITRKPVAARMSTLSVPSREGSATPTGNRTSRPPSSLSNRPKWNTSTNTSDVDTGHNFKPLTLTTPSPYAKKTPTPVRSTSALTPSSSSSKLPTLRSPLGRASSASPLPEDDLMTTPKSHSRLSFRERLASTPGPYAQRPRLASSATMAGLNRDRRASMMPSSRPLEQSPDAATRPASSMAGMMGGSNGRRSSLLPLPRESGGDFRRSTSGLVTGRASPQAVEGARVAMGLGSRNKSAMGNRTGDSQERKDTRPRWRG is encoded by the coding sequence ATGACGGCTCTTGCTACTACTGCTGCCCCAGGCAGTAGCCATCACGAACTCACCGCTCCGATTATCACGGCGACGGACGTGTCCGAGTCACCCGATCTTTTGCCCCTTCGCGCGTACGAGACGACGGATCAACATCACGTCAGTAACGgtaccagcaccaccaccagcgatCGCCACAACGGCGACCCGCCAAACACTACCACTAACACTAACAACACTAacccgcaacaacaaccaaaacaaGCCCAATCTCAGCAACAGCTATCGGCAGACGACCCTGCAACCTCTTCCCGGGCTACCACTCCCGGCCCTTCAGCATCAGTCCATCGCGCAAGAAAGCCGTCTCCAGGCCTAGCAGCGCGATTAAAAGCCCTCGGCTTTGGCTCCTCCCGCAAAACCGcctcgccccctcctcccatccagCAAGATATCGGCCGTCTTCCAGAGGAGCAACTTAGGAAACTAGACCAGGGACACCAGGTCAACTCCGCAGCTGCCGTCATTGAACGGAGGGGTAGACCCTGGAAGGGTCACATCATCCGAATCCCCTCGAGATCGAGCCTCAAGTCGGACAAGTCGTcgcacagcaacaacaacaacaacaacaaaccggCCCTCGAGTCGCCCGCTTTTCCGTCCCCGAGTATCGAACAAGAATTATCATCATACCCAAAACCAGAGCTGCTCCCAGAAATTACTACCACAGAACCGCTGGAAATGGACACGAATAAATATCGTCTGCCTGACCACACCAATGGCAATGGGGTGAAGGCGCAGTTGGACACAAGGGAGGAGCATATCGCGAGGGATACCcgaccgccgccaccaccgcagaCGCCAGAAattccacctccgccgccggcaaAGGATACGCCtccaacgacaacaacgtCGCGCTCGTTTAGTCCAGCCGCCCCGCCTTCTGGAGACGTTTTCAACCCAGATTCGATTGCATTGAACCCGCTGGGTCTGCAACGGCCCGGGTCGATTTACACGTTATCTCGAGCCTCGTTTGCCAACCAGTTGGCGCAACTAACATCGTTGCAACTCCCAGATGCCGAATCTCTGTCTAGCAAAGTCTCGGCCATTCCAACAGCCCAAGTAGCCACCAGAGCACTCATCGGCGCGGCGGAACAAATCCGAGGGTGGATTTCCAAAGCGTCCGAGGTAATTGGCGGTCTGGAAAGCGAAGATGACGTCGAGTGGGCCGCCGCTGGGGGTCgcgagggggtggaagaggtggaaaaCGCCATCATTCGGTTCGAGGAGTTGATTAAGGTCTATGTCGGCGCGATTGAGGAACTGCAGGCTAGGGAGGACATTGCGGCTGTGTCGGCGGATGATCtcaggagggcggtggtgcagATGGAGGCTATCCTGGAGGAGTGGGGGCTGATGCGCAAGACGCTGCACAATGTCAAGGCGCAGGTGGAGATTGCGatggagtgggaggagttgTGGAacatggtgttgggggatATCGAGAATGAGCTGAACGAGTTAAGCAGGTTGGTttttgagatggaggagaggaggcacAAGAGCGTGTttggggccgaggagggaggggagctggATACTATTGCTGAGGATACGACGccgggggggttgaggctgCCGGTGggacaccagcagcagcagcagcagcagagcaaTCGGTTTAGTCTGCCTCCGTTCCCTCTGAGTCCTGGGTCGCCGAGTCCTGGGGCGATGGGGATTTCGCAGGAAGATTCGAGCTTGTTGGCGCTTTTTGCGAGGATGCAGCCGCTTAGGGCTTCGCTTGACTTCTTGCCCATGAGGCTTTCGGTTTTTGAGGCGAGGGCCGAGGATACGTTTCCTACTGCTtgtgaggagttggagatgaggagggcggatTTGGATGCCAGCTAtaagaagctggagaaagATGCCGAGTCGCTCCGTAAAGAGCTGGGCGAGGACAGGTGGGTTTTGGTGTTTCGCAATGCTGGTCGGCAGGCGCAAAAGATGTACGAGTCTGTTGAGAGAAGTACGACCTGGCTACGGGAGGCGATTGAGTCTGGGTTGCATTTGACGAGCCCGCCGGCGATGAGCAAGAAGATTGAGAACTACGAGGCCAGGAAGACGCATTACGGGGAGGCGATCGAGAGGCTTTTGACGATTATCGATAAGGGGGTCAAGGATAGGTTTACTATTAATGGGGAGATTTCACGGTTGCATACCGAGATGAGGGCgaagtgggaggggttgaagaggcAGATTGCCGAGCTTGATCTTGTGCTGGAAGAGATCCagcaggagaggaagagtCAACAACTACGGGACTCGGTCTCGAGTATCCTGTCGAACGGCCGGTCTACGATTCAAAGCGCCCACGAAACACCCGAGAGCTCGCCCCCGTCGTCAGTGATAATGTCCAGCCAGCCGGCCAGCTCCCAGACCAACATCCGGATCTCCAAATCCCGCTCCACCAGCGGGGGGAGCTCACTGCCGCAaccaagcagcaggaggatgtCCTCCCTCCCTACGCCTTCCCACTCCTCTATCACCCGAAAGCCAGTCGCGGCACGAATGTCGACTCTGTCGGTCCCCTCTAGGGAAGGGTCGGCCACCCCAACAGGAAACCGCACCTCCCGGCCACCTTCTTCGCTGTCCAACCGTCCGAAATGGAACACATCAACTAACACGTCGGATGTCGACACGGGCCACAACTTCAAACCCTTGACGTTGACAACCCCAAGTCCGTACGCTAAGAAAACTCCGACTCCGGTCCGGTCAACCTCTGCCCTCACCCCTTCTTCGTCCAGCTCAAAGCTACCTACGTTGCGAAGCCCGCTTGGCAGAGCCTCGAGTGCGTCACCTCTGCCGGAGGATGATTTGATGACTACTCCCAAATCGCACTCTAGGCTCTCGTTTCGGGAGCGGTTGGCTTCTACCCCGGGGCCGTATGCGCAGAGGCCGAGGCTGGCGAGCTCGGCGACCATGGCTGGGTTGAATAGGGATCGGAGGGCGAGCATGATGCCTTCTTCGAGGCCGCTGGAGCAGAGTCCTGACGCGGCCACGAGGCCGGCGAGTTCGATGgctgggatgatggggggtaGTaatgggaggaggtcgagttTGTTGCCACTGCCGAGGGAGAGTGGTGGTGACTTTAGGAGGTCGACGAGTGGGTTGGTGACTGGGAGAGCGTCTCCgcaggcggtggagggggctAGGGTTGcaatggggttggggagtagGAACAAGAGTGCTATGGGGAATAGGACCGGGGATTCacaggagaggaaggataCGAGGCCTAGGTGGAGGGGGTAG
- a CDS encoding hypothetical protein (EggNog:ENOG503NYGH), translating to MAFYLSSSLDIKMAAASGEPASGRCASPPLDKAPGPALGPRSDPTRCLSVGSTVSHGSATTEASNVRESLGSDSSAFSRQSSESYRPSRVSDIYTGNLPLNNRDSMNGMDMPYTPVTPSGSRSSSRRRGYMRPQGTDFAASARARESVLSLGSIAHLQYYFARTGLLDGKGGRLARKRDSKAQTLDLSSLDSVSFSSLKAPVSDHDSSYASMGSSPDLGAHSSFVSLAGGSLVESPTDEQHPEEFYSEDEYDEEDLNMPPPTTSTYIHREKAVPKPPTVAELRTELTNALDTAKRSLKEAKDAKAPPDDSPKISIHLTDDQGADSRARSGSTRSTRSNRSNIGWFEIQGMHILDVMTLAIRAAKIYYTSHDRPDRLDAIKSEKEIRSALLSVMEVLKRMATRGFSGGMREDEFHTMNEWISGLHSMLAAEAEIEAAEAAEREGWTWLRDEGWEGREIQREEAFIQSMLHGIKDPIENMPTIPTWVPIDRTKPLGEQTLPTPFLASLSNGQRLVHLHNCAVRKSRRRRPSYDGRCCSRPMLLASSITQARNSGLTLRMPFSNGAEQYAARLPPSWRARCHRKKNKHRQALLPAQRETWSAITTRWVRHCRCLWRTYTPAYHKIFLGRGGENWDG from the exons ATGGCCTTTTACCTCTCGTCCTCACTCGATATCAAGATGGCAGCTGCTTCTGGTGAGCCCGCCAGCGGACGCTGTGCCTCTCCTCCGCTCGACAAAGCTCCCGGCCCGGCCCTCGGCCCTCGTTCTGACCCGACACGCTGCCTTTCGGTGGGCTCGACCGTCTCTCATGGCTCCGCAACTACAGAAGCCTCGAATGTGCGCGAGTCTCTTGGGAGCGACAGCTCGGCCTTCTCACGCCAGTCCTCAGAGAGCTACCGTCCCTCTCGCGTCTCTGATATCTACACGGGCAATCTTCCACTCAATAATCGGGACTCGATGAACGGCATGGATATGCCCTACACGCCAGTGACACCGTCGGGGTCCAGGAGCTCGAGCAGGCGCCGGGGTTACATGCGTCCCCAGGGAACTGACTTCGCTGCCAGCGCCCGCGCTCGGGAGAGCGTCCTGAGCCTCGGGAGCATCGCACATCTTCAGTACTACTTTGCACGGACCGGTTTGCTGGACGGGAAGGGTGGTCGGCTGGCACGCAAAAGAGACAGCAAGGCACAAACACTGGATCTTTCTTCGCTCGATTCCGTGTCGTTTTCTAGTCTCAAGGCCCCGGTCAGTGACCATGACTCGAGCTACGCATCCATGGGAAGCAGCCCGGATCTGGGTGCGCACAGTAGCTTTGTCAGTTTGGCCGGCGGTTCGCTCGTCGAATCGCCCACCGATGAGCAACACCCGGAGGAATTCTATTCCGAGGACGAatacgacgaggaggatctCAACATGCCCCCTCCGACGACCAGCACATACATTCACCGAGAAAAGGCAGTCCCAAAGCCGCCGACGGTTGCTGAATTAAGAACCGAGCTCACAAACGCTCTCGATACTGCCAAAAGATCACTGAAGGAAGCAAAAGACGCCAAGGCCCCACCAGACGATTCGCCCAAGATTTCCATTCATTTGACTGATGACCAGGGAGCCGACTCACGCGCACGTTCGGGGTCTACCAGAAGCACCCGGAGCAATAGGAGCAATATTGGGTGGTTTGAGATTCAGGGCATGCACATCCTTGATGTCATGACGCTGGCTATCCGGGCGGCCAAGATCTATTACACATCCCACGACCGACCTGACCGCCTGGATGCCATCAAGTCGGAAAAGGAGATTCGCAGTGCCTTGCTCTCTGTGATGGAGGTGCTCAAGCGCATGGCAACTCGGGGGTTCTCTGGCGGCATGCGTGAAGACGAGTTCCACACTATGAATGAATGGATTTCCGGGCTCCACAGCATGCtggctgctgaggctgagatagaggctgccgaggctgCTGAGCGGGAGGGGTGGACTTGGTTGCGCGATGAAGGGTGGGAGGGCCGCGAAATTCAGCGCGAGGAAGCCTTCATACAGTCGATGCTGCACGGCATCAAGGACCCTATCGAGAACATGCCAACCATTCCCACATGGGTCCCCATTGACCGGACGAAGCCTTTGGGTGAGCAAACGCTCCCCACACCGTTTCTTGCGTCCCTGTCCAACGGCCAGCGTCTGGTTCACTTGCACAACTGTGCGGTTCGCAAGTCTCGCCGGAG GCGGCCGAGCTACGATGGGAGGTGCTGCTCAAGACCGATGCTCTTGGCCTCCAGTATAACACAAGCCCGCAACTCTGGCTTGACTTTGAGGATGCCATTCTCCAATGGTGCCGAACAGTACGCGGCGAGATTACCGCCGAGCTGGAGGGCTAGGTGCcaccgaaaaaaaaacaagcatCGGCAAGCGTTATTACCTGCCCAGCGGGAGACGTGGTCAGCAATCACAACCAGGTGGGTTCGGCACTGCAGATGCCTCTGGAGAACATACACACCAGCTTATCACAAAATCTTcctggggagagggggggaaaaTTGGGACGGATAG
- the SGS1 gene encoding ATP-dependent DNA helicase sgs1 (BUSCO:EOG092613UB; EggNog:ENOG503NWE6; COG:A) yields the protein MPYLPILTQALRVIRTIPGILSTTPLPPRNPLLVLNIDASHSGWDPRFLYDPMTRNNLSAHLSWLLKETTRLRPSGPPLPAAQDPFDNTPPPPAADVTRTSRTSRPNHSSFPSVPAAGAFPSQTGTAPQDPLHGTASTQGSHLAATPSTNEVDIDDASGMAKLSAYNSRRPTLAPKQQQQLPTPVSTTGSTQIGALQRAYSANAAVRPQASSSSPPPPVKTSARVKVEFDDLSDPIDLTEEDRNDGSSSVVGFGDDKRLWREDYAERPEPVSSRGQANPYQQTKVIKTLDEFDEEYPDINEIVPPSSAVRSALKRSATAPSVVKTHISTPCPPGTSRAFKESTAQGREAAHGSSAVPTQTVPAVAASARKRKSPATAEFNSDDFLDEEVDASCTPANNSSNKRAKRADVVYDSEDEFTTPASHGSPDAQSPPGVQDMDVDMEFSIQETPSKAPAPMPMELDNVVSNGSRATVGNTQGSQASVPHPVSSGQNLTSEASLGSEIERNKHTLGLFLSRPSVLDEMLQLVDSQLQENAEAFRRFLTQRGSKEERNQERERIKNAKKPLDDKKKALLSLQESHASYKTLNSEQEALVNKIAKAYRDGIDTEEHEEQLLKLDEEIETAEKTLIAHLIKAGVDDLDFLKNQNDTTAPADSSPRAQAHAADARTSPSAGRIIPECPSLITGPSQPPATLQYSGSQSQRGPSQFAAPAQFAAPQFRPPVPHFPPNQQHTQFSGSRVQPPYHQAVPSSSNHFDVDEDELAAMEAASQFAPPRAHNRTQTQAAEIDEYGQDDVPDDLLLSAYEQFSGGPSAPSATAAVRTAARSTLSEATSNSAPAPPRRALAKLAPPVVRKTAIPPELLQFPWSADVLRALKDRFRLVNFRHNQLPAINCTLAGEDAFVMMPTGGGKSLCYQLPAVVQSGKTKGVTIVVSPLLSLMSDQVEHMERINILAVAFNGNLAAAHKRHILGKLNHETPENFYQLLYVTPEMLANENTQIRRALKMLHQRGKFARLVIDEAHCVSQWGHDFRPDYKALGEFRKQFPGVPVMALTASATESVRKDVQHQLGMTGCKLFTQSFNRPNLYYEVFPKPPTYVDPLGSLIATRYKNQTGIIYTTSRASCEGIAGKLVEKYGIKAAPYHAGLDDRPEIQRKWQDDEIHVIVATIAFGMGIDKPDVRFVIHVSLPKTMEGYYQETGRAGRDGKPADCILYFSYGDVTSLRRMVQKDELDKDGKHVRSQAEKDKQLELLDRMTFYCLNTTSCRRTQLLGYFGEDFNAANCNKQCDFCLLGERVTLKQVDRTDWAKAIIDLIPGMGAKGGSIGKLASAMAGRDKKNYQHLPGFGIAPGIKNTAIYPVIIEMERVKIIHSTAETSANGGLNLYYHVSKENFRHFWSSGTRLTILMPEQDLFSRKCLVKSEAMVRAPPSTNVSSPVSAPARKRLAPRRGRQFIDDEAEGDFGDELGSGDEDEDIQDHRPRHANGYAKDNFVVSDYEEEVDFDAAAPSRHHRTATRHQQTLDELRPFDFSRLDQVHQVITDHFLFEAKQLEIQIRAETNHIRPFFTDQQYREMIARWTTTPAKMYTIRGVTPDKVDQWGSRFVPLIQQLHQQYQEMMSNQDPSRNQYSGAATIAPNAHIRKKGNRDVIVISDGEEEFGDFDDEEDMASGSRYGAGAPYVNPEVATFHRELKAMQREADAERLAKAASTSQHQGSGYGSRSGGGSYYKKKGGRGSNGYSRNSGGVSKRGGSSAKSAGGSSRSKGSSYPRGGGGGGISAMPR from the exons ATGCCCTATCTACCCATCCTCACACAAGCACTCAGAGTGATTCGAACCATTCCAGGGATTctcagcaccacccccctccctcctcgcaaTCCTCTCCTTGTGCTCAACATCGATGCGAGCCATTCGGGTTGGGACCCAAGGTTCCTGTACGATCCCATGACTCGGAACAATCTGAGTGCTCATCTGTCGTGGCTCTTGAAAGAGACGACGCGCTTGAGGCCATCGGGACCACCTTTACCCGCCGCCCAAGACCCTTTCGAcaacacccctccacctcctgctGCCGATGTGACCCGCACTTCACGCACTTCACGACCTAACCATTCTTCATTTCCTAGTGTTCCGGCTGCCGGTGCCTTTCCGTCACAGACTGGCACTGCCCCCCAGGACCCTCTTCATGGCACTGCCTCTACTCAAGGATCACACCTCGCTgccaccccttccaccaaTGAGGTAGACATCGATGACGCGAGCGGAATGGCAAAGCTGTCCGCCTACAACAGCCGCCGGCCAACATTGGCgccaaagcagcaacagcaactccCCACTCCGGTCTCTACTACTGGAAGTACACAGATCGGAGCTTTGCAACGCGCCTATTCCGCCAATGCTGCTGTCCGGCCCCAGGCAagctcttcctcgccgccgccgcccgttAAGACAAGCGCCCGCGTGAAGGTCGAGTTTGACGACCTCTCCGACCCCATTGATCTCACCGAAGAAGATCGCAACGATGGGTCCAGCTCTGTGGTGGGCTTTGGCGACGACAAGAGGTTGTGGCGAGAGGACTATGCCGAGCGCCCTGAGCCTGTCTCCAGCCGCGGCCAAGCGAACCCCTATCAGCAGACCAAAGTTATCAAGACTTTGGACGAATTTGACGAAGAGTATCCAGACATCAATGAGATCGtcccgccctcctcagccgTCCGCTCAGCTCTCAAACGCAGCGCCACGGCGCCTTCAGTTGTGAAGACGCATATCTCTACGCCTTGCCCGCCCGGAACAAGCCGTGCGTTTAAGGAATCCACAGCCCAGGGCCGTGAAGCCGCTCATGGTAGTTCTGCTGTACCCACTCAAACCGTCCCAGCTGTCGCAGCATCCGCTCGCAAGCGAAAGTCGCCCGCGACTGCCGAATTCAACAGCGACGACTttttggacgaggaggtggacgcTTCATGTACCCCAGCCAACAACTCGTCAAACAAACGGGCGAAGCGTGCTGATGTTGTCTACGACTCGGAGGATGAATTCACCACGCCGGCCTCCCACGGATCGCCCGATGCTCAGTCGCCCCCAGGAGTTCAAGATATGGATGTGGACATGGAGTTTTCCATTCAGGAGACTCCCTCGAAAGCGCCGGCGCCGATGCCTATGGAACTCGATAATGTCGTCAGCAACGGGAGCAGAGCGACTGTCGGTAACACGCAGGGATCCCAAGCCTCGGTGCCTCACCCTGTCAGCTCGGGGCAAAACCTAACCTCGGAGGCTTCTCTCGGCTCTGAGATTGAGCGTAACAAGCATACCCTGGGCTTGTTTCTTTCTCGGCCCTCGGTTTTGGATGAGATGCTGCAACTTGTGGACTCCCAGCTCCAGGAGAACGCAGAAGCTTTTAGGAGATTTTTGACTCAGAGGGGGTCGAAAGAAGAGCGTAATCAAGAGCGTGAGCGCATCAAGAATGCGAAAAAGCCTTTGGACGATAAGAAGAAAGCACTGCTTTCTCTCCAGGAGTCACATGCCTCGTACAAAACGCTGAACAGTGAGCAGGAAGCCCTGGTAAACAAGATTGCAAAGGCGTATCGCGATGGCATTGACACAGAGGAGCATGAGGAACAGCTGCTGAAACTCGATGAAGAAATCGAGACCGCAGAGAAAACACTCATCGCCCACCTCATCAAGGCTGGCGTCGATGATCTTGATTTTCTTAAGAACCAAAACGACACCACTGCGCCTGCCGACTCTTCCCCGAGGGCACAAGCCCATGCAGCCGATGCCAGGACTTCTCCGAGTGCGGGACGCATCATTCCTGAATGCCCTTCTCTAATTACAGGTCCTAGTCAGCCCCCCGCCACATTGCAATACTCTGGTAGCCAATCTCAGCGAGGCCCATCCCAGTTTGCTGCACCGGCTCAGTTTGCTGCTCCTCAATTTCGACCGCCAGTTCCGCACttcccaccaaaccaacaacatACTCAGTTCTCGGGATCTCGGGTCCAGCCACCCTACCATCAAGCTGTGCCAAGCAGCTCGAATCACttcgatgttgatgaggacgaACTTGCTGCTATGGAGGCAGCCTCGCAGTTTGCACCACCACGGGCGCACAACAGGACCCAAACACAGGCGGCCGAGATAGACGAGTATGGACAAGACGATGTCCCGGACGATTTGTTGCTTAGTGCATATGAGCAATTTTCAGGAGGCCCGTCAGCACCCTCAGCGACTGCCGCTGTGCGAACAGCTGCCCGCTCTACGTTGTCTGAGGCCACTAGCAATAGTGCTCCCGCACCACCCAGGCGAGCTCTTGCAAAGCTTGCACCACCTGTGGTACGGAAGACTGCCATTCCGCCTGAGCTCCTGCAGTTCCCCTGGTCTGCAGATGTCCTTCGAGCTCTGAAAGACCGCTTTCGGCTCGTCAACTTCCGCCATAACCAGCTCCCAGCCATCAATTGCACTCTTGCCGGAGAGGATGCCTTTGTCATGATGCCGACAGGAGGTGGAAAATCGTTGTGTTATCAACTTCCCGCGGTTGTTCAAAGTGGAAAAACAAAAGGTGTTACCATTGTGGTGTCACCTCTCCTCAGTTTGATGAGTGACCAAGTTGAGCACATGGAAAGGATCAATATCCTGGCTGTGGCGTTCAACGGAAACCTGGCGGCAGCTCACAAACGACATATACTGGGGAAACTCAACCACGAGACGCCGGAAAATTTCTACCAGCTGCTCTACGTTACCCCGGAGATGCTCGCCAACGAGAACACCCAGATCCGGCGCGCACTTAAGATGCTGCACCAGAGAGGCAAGTTTGCTCGTTTGGTCATTGATGAAGCCCATTGTGTCAGTCAGTGGGGTCACGATTTTCGTCCCGACTACAAAGCTTTGGGCGAGTTCCGAAAGCAGTTCCCAGGTGTCCCGGTGATGGCCTTAACCGCCTCGGCGACCGAGAGTGTTCGGAAAGATGTTCAGCATCAGCTTGGAATGACAGGCTGTAAACTCTTCACGCAGAGCTTCAACCGGCCCAATCTCTATTATGAGGTctttcccaaacccccaacctATGTCGACCCGCTCGGCAGTTTGATCGCCACCAGATACAAGAATCAAACCGGCATCATCTACACGACGTCCCGCGCTTCTTGTGAGGGCATTGCTGGGAAGCTTGTGGAGAAGTATGGCATCAAGGCAGCGCCGTACCATGCCGGATTGGACGACAGGCCGGAGATTCAGCGGAAGTGGCAGGATGATGAAATTCACGTCATTGTTGCCACGATAGCCTTTGGCATGGGAATTGACAAGCCAGATGTGCGTTTTGTCATCCACGTCTCTCTTCCAAAAACTATGGAAGGGTACTATCAGGAGACCGGGCGCGCTGGGCGTGATGGGAAGCCTGCCGACTGCATCCTTTACTTTTCCTACGGCGACGTGACCAGTCTGAGGCGCATGGTGCAAAAAGATGAGCTTGATAAGGACGGCAAGCACGTGCGGTCACAGGCTGAGAAGGACAAGCAGCTGGAGCTGCTGGATAGGATGACGTTTTATTGTCTGAACACGACTTCTTGTCGTCGGACGCAGCTGCTGGGGTATTTTGGGGAAGACTTCAATGCTGCCAACTGCAACAAGCAGTGTGACTTTTGCCTTCTCGGCGAGAGAGTCACTCTTAAGCAGGTGGACCGCACTGACTGGGCCAAGGCTATCATTGACTTGATTCCCGGCATGGGTGCCAAAGGCGGCTCTATCGGCAAACTCGCTTCCGCTATGGCCGGGCGAGATAAGAAGAACTACCAACACCTGCCAGGCTTTGGCATAGCACCCGGCATCAAAAACACAGCCATCTATCCTGTCATTATCGAaatggagagggtgaagataATCCATAGCACAGCGGAGACAAGCGCAAACGGCGGTCTTAATCTTTACTACCAC GTCTCCAAAGAGAATTTCAGACACTTCTGGTCCAGCGGGACAAGACTGACCATCTTGATGCCCGAGCAGGATCTTTTCTCCCGCAAGTGCCTGGTCAAATCCGAAGCAATGGTTCGAGCACCGCCCTCTACCAATGTGTCGTCGCCTGTTTCTGCACCAGCGAGAAAGCGGCTGGCGCCTCGGCGGGGTCGACAGTTCATTGATGATGAGGCCGAAGGAGACTTTGGAGACGAACTCGGTTCCGGtgatgaagacgaagatATCCAAGACCACAGGCCGCGACATGCCAATGGCTATGCCAAGGACAATTTCGTGGTATCCGACtacgaggaggaagtggaCTTTGACGCCGCCGCCCCATCTCGTCATCATCGCACTGCTACACGACACCAGCAGACCCTGGATGAGCTTAGGCCATTTGATTTTTCTCGACTGGACCAAGTCCATCAAGTTATCACGGATCATTTCCTTTTTGAAGCGAAGCAGCTTGAGATTCAGATTAGGGCCGAGACAAACCATATTCGCCCCTTTTTCACGGATCAACAATATCGCGAAATGATCGCTCGTTGGACAACGACTCCGGCCAAGATGTACACCATCCGCGGCGTCACTCCTGACAAAGTAGACCAGTGGGGTTCTCGCTTTGTGCCCCTGATTCAACAGCTGCACCAACAGTACCAGGAGATGATGAGCAACCAGGATCCCAGCAGAAATCAGTATTCTGGCGCTGCCACAATCGCCCCCAATGCTCATAtaaggaagaaggggaatCGAGACGTCATTGTGATCagtgatggagaggaggagtttggtgactttgacgacgaggaagatatGGCGAGCGGATCACGGTATGGCGCTGGCGCTCCCTATGTGAACCCCGAGGTGGCAACCTTTCATCGAGAGCTTAAAGCAATGCAGAGGGAAGCTGATGCTGAGAGGCTTGCCAAAgccgcctccacctctcAGCATCAAGGTTCTGGCTATGGCAGCAGAAGCGGTGGCGGGTCCTACTACAAGAAGAAAGGTGGACGGGGCAGCAACGGATACAGCCGCAATTCAGGAGGTGTAAGCAAGCGTGGAGGTTCTTCAGCCAAATCGGcaggtggcagcagcagaagcaagGGCTCGTCTTACCctcggggtggaggtggaggtggaattTCGGCCATGCCTCGTTAA